A section of the Acidimicrobiia bacterium genome encodes:
- a CDS encoding TadE/TadG family type IV pilus assembly protein yields MAAMDSARFAHEKGLTSTELAVLMPVLIALVLIPFQVTLWWHADQIADAAAREAVDAAQVATATEEDGTRAAEWFLDAAGNITDPEVTVTRTADTVSVEVTGRAPRLVPGFDWQVTARAAGPIERFIREDERFGITEGLVGLDSGTGGP; encoded by the coding sequence AGCGATGGACTCGGCACGATTCGCACACGAGAAGGGGCTCACGTCCACCGAACTTGCAGTGCTCATGCCCGTCCTAATCGCGCTCGTCCTCATCCCGTTCCAGGTCACGTTGTGGTGGCACGCCGATCAGATCGCCGATGCAGCGGCACGAGAGGCAGTCGACGCCGCCCAGGTCGCCACCGCGACCGAGGAAGACGGGACGCGAGCCGCCGAGTGGTTCCTCGACGCTGCCGGCAACATCACCGACCCGGAGGTAACGGTTACCCGGACCGCCGACACGGTCAGCGTCGAGGTGACGGGGCGAGCACCCCGGCTCGTCCCGGGATTCGATTGGCAGGTCACCGCCCGCGCAGCCGGTCCGATCGAACGATTCATCCGGGAAGACGAGCGGTTCGGGATTACTGAAGGGTTGGTCGGGTTGGACTCAGGGACTGGTGGTCCGTGA